The Leptospira fletcheri genome includes a region encoding these proteins:
- a CDS encoding TetR/AcrR family transcriptional regulator — MNAALRLFAVKDAGETSIAEVSAEAEVANGTFYNYFKTKEELLEASAFALAESLVSEAVQLMPDITDGAERMALGGMLFLKRARNDADWGWALIRVAAAAPRMSELLRAQPLKDMQKAIKAGRFTIDFEDAALGLYVGALHYGIRNILEGRAKNKSHDVDMIALVLKAFGVSATTAKNISQKAFDRVWKQ; from the coding sequence ATGAATGCCGCTTTAAGATTGTTCGCGGTCAAGGATGCCGGGGAAACATCCATCGCGGAAGTTTCCGCGGAAGCGGAAGTTGCGAACGGTACTTTTTACAATTATTTCAAAACGAAAGAGGAGTTACTAGAGGCATCCGCGTTCGCTCTGGCTGAATCGTTGGTCTCGGAAGCGGTTCAGTTAATGCCGGATATCACAGATGGCGCGGAACGAATGGCGTTGGGAGGTATGCTTTTTTTAAAAAGGGCAAGAAACGATGCGGATTGGGGCTGGGCTTTGATCAGGGTCGCAGCAGCCGCACCCAGGATGAGCGAACTCCTGCGTGCCCAACCGTTAAAGGATATGCAGAAGGCGATTAAGGCGGGAAGGTTTACGATCGATTTCGAAGATGCTGCTTTGGGACTCTACGTAGGTGCATTGCATTATGGAATCAGAAATATTCTGGAAGGCCGGGCGAAAAACAAATCGCATGACGTCGATATGATCGCTTTAGTTTTGAAAGCATTCGGAGTT
- a CDS encoding DUF2721 domain-containing protein, with protein sequence MDSLSYNTPGLLFPAISLLMLAFTNRFFGLASLARQLLEKYRETKEELLLAQVRNLRFRISLVRFSQSFGILSLICCTLSIGLVSFYNLLAWLFFGASLLFMILSLVYSLLEIHLSTQALKIEIEAVLKENLHE encoded by the coding sequence ATGGATTCACTTTCTTATAATACTCCCGGATTGCTTTTTCCGGCGATTTCGCTTTTAATGCTGGCCTTTACGAATCGATTCTTCGGACTCGCTTCTCTTGCACGCCAACTGCTGGAAAAATACCGGGAAACCAAAGAAGAACTACTCCTCGCCCAAGTACGGAATTTACGATTTCGGATTTCACTCGTACGATTCTCCCAATCTTTCGGAATCCTTAGCCTGATCTGCTGCACCCTATCCATCGGGCTCGTTTCTTTTTATAATCTTCTGGCTTGGCTATTCTTCGGCGCCTCCTTGCTATTCATGATCTTGTCCTTGGTCTATTCATTGCTCGAAATTCACCTCTCGACCCAGGCCCTAAAAATAGAAATAGAGGCCGTATTAAAGGAAAATTTACACGAATGA
- a CDS encoding fumarylacetoacetate hydrolase family protein produces the protein MAKNYIRFQRKNRIDWGFYKDGSLTPLEFGDVSTAEFLKSVPKGRKNKTGTKLPLERILILSPITAPCQIICQGANYRQHLIESGLNPNDKTYNMFFTKSDASLSPPVGNIARPKHVKLLDYEIELGLVFGKRIDSETKLTRDNASQFIVAFFMANDVAARDIQLPQLQWYKGKSYRTFLPAGPMLSVLEPGDFELLEKLELTLTVNDEIRQHDSASNLVYKPIETILELSQFCNINPGDVLLTGTPSGCALKAPGKFVQKIAGLLSEKKKWELFVKGQSKRKEYLQPNDRVRSSIRTADRRIDLGEQILDIVQES, from the coding sequence ATGGCGAAAAACTATATTCGATTTCAAAGGAAAAACCGAATTGATTGGGGATTTTACAAGGACGGATCCTTGACTCCTTTGGAATTCGGGGACGTAAGTACGGCAGAATTTTTGAAATCCGTCCCAAAAGGTCGGAAAAATAAGACGGGAACTAAGCTACCCTTGGAACGGATCCTAATCCTTTCGCCGATCACGGCACCTTGTCAGATCATTTGCCAAGGTGCGAATTACAGACAACATCTGATCGAATCCGGATTAAATCCGAACGATAAAACATATAATATGTTTTTCACAAAGTCGGATGCTTCTCTATCTCCCCCCGTGGGAAATATCGCCCGTCCGAAACATGTGAAACTATTGGATTATGAAATCGAACTAGGACTCGTCTTCGGCAAAAGGATCGATTCCGAAACCAAGCTCACTCGGGACAATGCTTCCCAATTTATAGTGGCGTTTTTTATGGCGAACGATGTCGCTGCGAGGGACATCCAACTTCCCCAACTCCAGTGGTATAAAGGAAAATCCTACAGAACTTTTTTGCCCGCCGGGCCGATGCTTTCTGTATTGGAGCCTGGTGATTTCGAACTTTTAGAGAAATTGGAGCTGACCTTAACGGTAAACGATGAAATTAGGCAGCACGACAGCGCGTCCAATTTGGTGTACAAACCGATAGAAACGATCCTGGAACTATCTCAATTTTGTAATATAAATCCAGGAGATGTTTTACTTACCGGAACACCTTCCGGATGCGCCTTAAAGGCCCCTGGAAAATTCGTCCAGAAGATCGCAGGACTTTTATCCGAGAAGAAAAAATGGGAACTCTTCGTGAAAGGCCAATCCAAACGAAAAGAGTATTTACAGCCGAACGATAGGGTACGGTCTTCCATCCGAACCGCGGATCGGAGGATCGACTTGGGAGAGCAAATCCTGGACATAGTTCAAGAATCCTGA